The following DNA comes from Bombus pascuorum chromosome 3, iyBomPasc1.1, whole genome shotgun sequence.
aaaagtacaaTTTTTCATCGGTAACATGATGAGAAAGTTGTAAAAAAGAAGCAGTTAATGCATGAAGTAAACAGAGCGAAAAATTGACAATCATTAACTTCAAATGATTACAACTTTGCAACAATTGGATGAAATTCAAGAATTCAAACGTTATTCTATAGATAAAAACTATTTGTATTGTGTGTCAAAAATAATTGACAAACATAGTTTCCAACATTCTTAGAAAGCGATAATTAACGGTGCatttattcgaagaaatatgTTCGTAATTGTACTATGACATAGTGATGTATTAAGCGTAAAGAAGAATTGTTACACTgtgttcttttctttattagaCCAGTTTGGTATCagatatataaaagttaatgcagcaaaacttaaaaaaatgtaagaattacataaaataccTGGCACAATTTACCAAAACGACATTAGCCTCAAACTGTACACTAATCAATTCTTTCAAACTGTATAAGTGGCTTACCGTGCACTACTTTCTGCTTCGAATAAGGCttaaaacaaaagagaaaacaaaggAGCGAAGGTGGTATTGTCTTATCGAAGTAATAAACTTTTCAGTAATTGCAAGTTCTTCGCTCTTCTCctcgtatttcatttttctgtcATAACTTTTTCTACAAGATCTTACACGTTTTGTATTTCtactacatttttattcttatttaaacCCGTCGAATATACTATCAAAGTTTCGCCCATTAAAACCTGGGACATCCtgtatacatacaaataaataaagataaaagataatacTTCTGTGCGTAatgtaaagtataaaaagataagaaaatatgataaataaatatcacagAATAAAACTAGTGTTCCATactattaacaaaaatttcaaaaattaacaTGTTTGTAAAATTAGTCAAAATGTTAAGGAAGGTCATCTAACGATGCTAAGAATACTTTTATAAGTAAAGTACAATGATGTGAATTTTATGTTGTTCGCGAACTGAAGcatgtaattaatatcaatgaGATGCTTTCTTAAGATTTCATCATTCAACTGCAATAAATAATGAGCGTAATGGTTCATAGCACTCTGTGTATTCTGATTTATTATTGGTGTTATACGCTATTGTATACAAATTTAGAGATCTGAAAAAAATACTAACGAGATGTATACGCCGGAAGCTAAAAGAAACTGTATTTCGCTCTACTAAAAATATTGcttgaatatatttcttaacttaatatacatacataattacgtacttAATTTACGTGCAGATAATATGcaatgcaaattatttttatgtataattaaatatttatatctactttatttgaaattattacaaaataacaattaacaacTATTAATACCAACAATAATTACCCTTCGAGTTAATAATTTCCAATCgtaaagaaattttccaattttaactACATCAACaagttattatttcaaattataaattaagaatcaGCGTCGTGTGcaacaaaaaattactttttcctCGCTCAAACGCAAACATAGTTTCATCGTTATATAAGTAAACTgcgaaagatattttaatttataatatattagaatatataatttgtatatgatatgatacataaaagaatattcTCCAAAGAAAATTTATGCACCAGGaagattattcaaataattgtttataaaatctaAAGGATATCCCAGTGCGATTTTTCATGATCCTTCGACATTTATCTCGATACTCgattatttcattctattgcttcgtaataatttttccgTCAACTTGCTCAACGTTCCAATAACAAATTTCAGTCAATTCAACGTATTAAAgggatattataaaattatcgtaaCAGCTTATGTAATTTGGAAACTATCTTCTTCgttagttataatatatattatatttttattctacatttatctttgttattttgtaataaaaaatcgGAATATCTGCAACTGATTTACCTTAGCGGGTTTATCCATGATACGATAGGTGAGCGAGTCGCGATGACCGGTTGCGATGACGGCGCCCGCCTTACGAGACACGCATTGCCCCATATAGATTCCCCAACCTTGTCCCAGCACAATCTATACACAATCAAACAATGGTTAAATCATATTATCTAAAATCATCATGAACACTAATTGTCCAATCCGTCCGTTCAATTGtccaattttaatttcgtgaCTGAATGTTTCTGTTGGTAGCGtatgtaatatcgtaacgataatatattttatttaatatgtacatatgacaattatatgatatatacatatgtgacattataaatacatatgcatatacatTTTACAACTAAATAATCGTAAGCGCAAATGCATGCGTGAAAAGTCAAAACTTTATTCTCGATTATTTCGTCTATATTCTCCAAAAtccaatattataaatattatttgacgCTGTCGTAAAATTTGCATATCtgacttttatttaaataataatcaaatcGCATTacgtaaatgtaataaaacttTACAGTATTTTTCCTAGATATCCGTAATTTAAATGTcatgaattttacaatatgTTTGTGACTCTAACATCAGAGTATTAAATATCAGAGTATCACCAGTAACAAGCAAACTAtactgtgtgtgtgtgagagagaTACTTATATCTACCTTATTTTCAGTCAAGTAAATTATTACAGTCAATATGCGTAGAATAGAAAAAGGACAAGAAAAACTTGATACTGGAAAGAGTATCTTCTCGCAGATGGGTATATGCATGTATAGATTCGAATAGAGCATATAAGTTACATAAGGATGTAGAAGATAATGTGCGAGATGCGTGACAGAGATTAGAAAAACAAGTGGGTAGGTACCTAAAGAATCAAGTAAGTGTGAACATgtctgtaaaaataaataccatGTAATATTGCATTACACGtgtaaatatctttaatttacacatataaaaagaaagaaacaactGCGATGTTATAAATTCTTcgctattaatattaaaatatcgagtAACTTAGATTCTCAGATCTTGTTTctcataaattttaaaattctacattGAAATTTgagttaattgaaaatataataaacatgtAAAAGTTGAGAGATAAGTATTTggtcatatatttaataaacagaCATGAGCAAAcaacaaaattatatcttcAAAATCAATTACTGTGATTTTAACAGTGAAATTGATGATGAATATAGATTTATTGCAGTACATATATAGAGTCATAACTCTTATACATATGACACGTTAAAAAGTGATATAAACGATTTCAATCCAATTACAATCCAGTAAAACGATTTAAAGCCATTTGTTATCTTCGTGTAGTATACGTAGTGAAAGTTATGTTCTATTAAGAATGAAAATCGCTTCTGATGATTCGGTCCTAATGTGAATtataacgatgaaaattatattttgaaataaattgcaacATCTGTTAGCTCACTTTACAAAAACGGGCAgctgaaattttcaatcatttttaatttaaaaaatactattatttaataatagtataCTTAATAGATCATCTATATTTTAACGTTATCCATATCTCTACAATTATAACAGACATGTAtttggtaattttatttactaaatcACAGTGTTATGGTTCTTTACGATGAAATATTgggtattttaaaaatacctaTTAGATTTGCTCTCAGAAACAAACGTCCAACtggttaatattattaatagtagTTCCACTTAAATACCCCCTTATATGTAACAATCAATTAAGCATGAAGCCAATTAGCAGAGTTATGCAACATTATATTAGCGTCAATTTTGCTTAACACAAAATTTAGTGATgaatatctaataataatttattatttcacttaaTGGCGAGTTAACGAAATATAATTACCAAAGCGCGTCCAAAATATAGTTATTTGTTACGATATTTAGTAAGTAAAATAATCGTCTATAtcgattctattttttaaattatgttcaCAACAATATGAATTCGCATGAATCTTCATCgattatagatttttatttgaacCTACGATCTCAAAACGATTGTAAATGAATCATTCAGttacagaataattatatactaatagaatataatacatgtaattacgaataaatgaaatagaatttaaaaaatcgagaTATATATCTTTCAGGTCACATGATGTTACAGACAGTTAATAATTGCAAAACGTTGGTTTCCAAGGaaaatcatacataaattTCTCATCCAGATACAATCTTTCTGATTCATAATATCTGCGAGCCAGCTAAAGTTTCCCTACCTGCTAAAGAAGCGATTCCTATTAGAATGCGAACTGAATACGTCGTATCATTATGAAAGAACAGAATTACGCTATCTATTACAACCATCAGAGCATCTAATGTATCTCGCtttttttcttgcttttcAATGAATTTCCTAACGAGCAAAATGCTTTAATGAGATCTACGTTATCGTAAGAACCCTGACGTATAGGCGAAAAATAGATATGAAGTGAGAGGTAGTATCTTAGGAAGGAATTTAACCTTAAATACATCAAATCAATGGTGAAAGGTGGCGGTATATATCGTGATTCCAAGATGTAGGGCGATAAATGGCACTGGCCCAATTCACCACATTCGGAACACTCTCAATGCATGAACCCCATTTGTTTGGGAAGTGTTACCAATTTCTTCTACGTGGGAACATCTCTTATGACTAGGTCTTCGatcgtttaaaattgaaaattatataggaAATACGTGACACAAATTTTTCgcaatatattatgtataatagaaAAGATTTTGTATGACATATCACAATTACAGTGGTGATGCTtcaaacaaatacgaaaatgtTCATAGaagttgcaagatatttatcgCAAACATACACTTCACAGAagtcataaaattatttaaacaatcaatgatattcgttatattataaatagactgcggatgtttatgcgatttcatatttttactaatatgattgtaatatataatacagtataatacaacatatttatagtataaagaaaaagaaactaaaaacaGAGCTTTATTGTACCCTCTAAATATCATAGCGAGTACTTTACTTTAGGTATTCCATATATTTTTGCGTCGTTACATTTCccgtaaatacataaatatctacaatctattaaataaggatcaatatttaatagaatcaTTCACTCTATCGTTTATTTCTCCTGCATATGTTCCccaattattagaaaattaattcacgTTAGCTCACTATTtgttaatattgtaaaaatgcTAAGTTGCTCTTAAGCAGCAATCGACTGTGAAGATTCATCAGAAGTCAATGACCAACGTAATCACGAATGTACTTTCACACTGCTCCAGATATGAAAGAGGAAAATGAGGATAACTGACATAGACCATTAGCGACATATcttatgttaaataaaaagatcattACAAAGTAATTTAATGAAGCCTTTTGAATATCATCAATTTTAGATTTGATTCTTTTAACTTATCTTGTGAAATTATTcgtgtataaaatttcttactaAACTcagaaattgtttcttctattgaaaatattgttctttcattttcataattacaatatatcactaattttaataacttgtttttgttaattttataatctaaaCCTTCTAATGTAATGTAAGAATTGTATTACATCTAATGTTAAAATgtctttattttacaaaaagttatttaatttagaagaagtaatttaataacaaaagaTACTggttaaataatacaaatgtactattattatgtatgattgtgaaaattttaattatgaaatttgtatatcgaaatatattcttttatttccaaaaagaaataggaataggaaataatatttctaaaaatgttgtacaaaaaattatactcaaaaaagaaaaccaaatagttaaaacgaataaattctCAAGAAAAGATATCATTTCCTATTACAAGTTTCGGAAAAATCTTTAAACGAGAGAAGCAATGTGCAAAGCCAGAATCCGCATTGAGATAGTTCAAATGGAGGACCCTACCCAGTTTCATATCCTGCAATCGATACTGACCGAAATATTGAAGAGTCGGTGGTTTAGACGAAAGACACTttcaatatactattataaattgtatcgaaaaatatacgttataataggaataaaattttttgaatatattatactatttaacCTTAtccatataatatttaaaactgatatatgtacattgtacatacTTGCATATGTTCGTATCACAATTTTTTAAGTTCCAATACAATTTACTCggcatacatatgtatacttaTCATAAACGTGATCGGTAATTCCATTTAACGTACTAATTTATCAGAATTTACATTCACTTCAAAAAATTATGTCATACGAGACAACTTCTGTCATAttcaaaaagtaaaattatttaaccaATTGAAAGATAGatgttaaagaaaagaaaaagaaagaaaaaggaaaaaagcaaagaaatgaaaatgaagagTTTTGTTAGTTGACCATAGAAAAGGTAGACCCTGAATGCATTACGCATGCACCTTAACCTTTTGTAAACACCTCTTTACCAGAAACTATACTCGGAAATcatattgtaatttgtaatacaCTCGTGTTTACTCACACTAATAAAATTCCGTGTGGCGCTATGCCTGGCCTGTTGTATAGCTGTCTCAAAAACactggaaaaaataaattgtccTTTTTCATACCAAGAACTTGTCACAAATGTCATCGGATCTTGGCCAAAATAGATATCTTTCTTTGCTTGGTGTCGAACGAGTAGATACCATACGATGATTACAAATGACGCATATTGAAAGCTAAGAGACTACCACtcattgtttatatataaaaaaaaatcatatcTTAACCAAATTCGACCATCGTCTCCAAGTCCCTCTGAGTCACCTTTCCATAAAACGCAACACTGAATCTATAAATTCATCGATTATCGCATTCAAAACTAATCAATTGTTTAAAGATAAgtaattagaaaagaaacaagcttttttacatttatatgtaaGTACTACCGAATAGGTAGAATTAGtcttatttctaaaaaatttgacTGATCTActtgaattttttactaaGTAACATTAGGttttaaaagatgaaatttgAGATGTTACTGAGAATAACAAACTCACCTCTTTTCGCAGAGTCGAATCTCTCAGGTAGATTGCGTGAAATCGTGGTATGCATCACAAAACTTAACACTGACACCTACGAATGACAACGTGCCGATCGCGTGACGCGAGGATACGACTTGTATCCTCGATACACGGTACGTAACAGAACTACTACACCACCTGTCACTCAGCATAGCATATTCGATAGTACGAAACATGCGTCGTGATGTCATACACACCCCACCAAACGGCAAACACCAATGAGCATATAACAGACAGAATTTCGCATATCATACTCTCTTCAGCGCCCTCTGCTGTAGATTACCGGAAACAttgatttagaaaatttatttgaacttACGTAATAAGAAATTGCTCaaatcttaaatatatatgtaagattatttatgtaacacaagaattacaataattacatacatacaatatatataaatgtactaCACTAAAATAGatggataaatatttttttagagCTATTCGGTACTTGAATGATTATTTCATAtcttatataacaaaatagaaaatttgtattattttctattacataGAAAGTATTAGAActtgttattaatttgtacattAAATAAGGTATAGACAAAGGATAATTGTATCAATGGGGCACTTAATAATCTTAGCATAAACAAGATATAAGAAAACAATTTAGTTCTTgatctttgtttaattattgttttattaattattaattgatgTGCACTTATTATCTGCTTGTATTTACATACTACACAAGAAAGTAATGACAttctatatcattttattttctattgacatataataattatttgcataatattacaaattgatACATAAgcataacaaaatataaattttgttacaaatataaatcaattacattttacatttatacattattcCCATTTAAGAAAACCTATGTACTTGTATCTATAGGACgttttgtgtaaataaaaactttaaatactttcaAGTTTTGAGTTTGATACATTATCAACTGAGTTTGTATCCTTCATTTGGGATTTATGAGTTTCCATATACATAAGTTTCCtaaattctcttctttcacttcttgattttatttcatcgtatGTACAATAAAATGCACCAAGAATTCCTATTACACCGTAAGTAATTACTCCTATTCGTGTAGACTTTCTTGGATTACTAGTAAACAAAAATGCTATTAAACCACCAACCATGCCACCAGAAATAGCAGATATCATAGCATTTCTTTGACAATGTGTTTTAATTATTGGTTCACCAAAGATGGTAAAGGgcatccttttttcttttccttcttcataATGATATACACTTCTTTCATCTTCcatgataatatatattttgaatgtttATATGTCTTATTCAAATTCAATAAgaaatgtacattttataaaacacgAATTATCATGTAATATGGCATTACCCTGAAAATGTTCTAATCCTACTATGTTTTGAAGTAAGGCATACCTATTGACCTCACTTTTCCTTAgagtaaatacatttttcagcCAAAATCCATTCAAAGACTTaagatatatgaaataaaacttCTGAAAGATCGATTTGTTATGTTAAATCTGTAAGTTAAAAGATATAagttaaaagataaataacgttatggCTCACAATTATATCAACCGGTTTCGACACTCGCTAGGGAAAACCGCTCAAAGATTGAGTCGTGTCTAATCGTGAAAAATTACCATGGAAGACAACAAAGTTCGCGATCTTGTAAGACAGACAGAGATACATAAAgtgtcttcttcttttcttccatgATGATTTTCAGAACTAGTCACAGTTCACTTTCCGGACGGTTTTCCCTAGGCTTTTGTATATGAGTATCGAGGCCTGttcatatgtattattatgtGACGgcttattaagaaattttatttagcaAATTACCAAATCCTTAGAGATACAAAAAATGTatgcattaaaaaatatatattacaattatattaaaaacttgttttatttatctaataatttcttctataaaaaatatatgtcaaaatttttagaaaacaaaatttcgtgaaaatacgaatataataaaagttttagaattaaatcattagaaaatgtttttaagTAAAGTTAAtcaatttagaatatttttaaaacataattaatgatataatagcgaatgaaaaatcatatttttgtattttataataaatagtataatacaatAGAAATATAGAGACATTTTGTGCGCAGAACAGTTGGTGTTCCTATCTGGGAGTATACTGGATCTTTCTCACACGGTACGGATATCGTCAAGGTATACATTCgagttacaatttaatttttagttaaaaaCGAAGTTAAAATGAATTAGAAAACGTTAAATGATACTTTGCATGTTATTCACAACATAACGATGTGTCAGACgaagtaatatttttcctCGGATCGTATATATAAGATGTGAtaaaattggattttattgGATACAATGTACCTATTTAACAGCATATCGTAGTTTATagcatttaattttaaaattatatttttgtctaCATCACgagtttcaaataaaattcatattctataattaaaattatcattaaatagaatatttgtgtAAGACATAAAGTATCAGTATATAAACAAGAAGAAATCCTAAcctcaaaatatttttcagatgtTCACAGCAAAcgctaaaataataaaaagtggCGGGGCCGAACCTGATGCGTTCGAAGCCAGCATTTCCCAAGCTCTACTGGAACTGGAAATGAATAGTGATTTAAAATCGCAATTAAGAGAACTTTATATCACTAAAGCACGTGAAATAGAgactaataataaaaaggtaaaaatgACATGTTATTTTGCACAATAACTTTTCAATTATTGCATCTATATAACTTAATTTTGATTCAGTATCTATTTAGCAgctaatattgataatattaattataaacttAAACTGATTATATTcaaaaactatataataaacgatatttataattctttacttttttcattACAAAGAACAAAACAACCTATTAGATACGTATAAtgcttgaaattaaaattatgattttaaatgtatggtaatatatataaagtaaattaatatttgttctagtgcattattatatatgtacctATGCCAAAGTTGAAGgcatttcaaaaaattcaaacTAGACTTGTACGTGAactagaaaagaaattttctggAAAGCATGTTATGTTTGTTGGAGAACGTAAGATTTTGCCCAAACCAACAAGAAAAACACGTACTAAAAATAAGCAAAAGAGACCTAGAAggtatgttatattattactaaaaatattataaactagtaataaataaatgtattttctagCCGTACCTTAACTGCAGTATATGATGCATTATTAGAAGATTTAGTATATCCTGTAGAGATTGTTGGGAAACGCATCAGAATTAAACTTGATGGAACACAGCTTATTAAAGTTCATTTAGATAAAAATGAGCAAACAAACATTGAACACAAGGTAAATGCATctttaatgataaatttttctgtaatgtaccatattttatatttcatttttatttgtgcaagtgacaaatataaattacttatATTTGTATTCTCTAATGGCAATTAATATAAGGTATTTAATGCAACATTTTCATTTACTAGGTTGATACCTTTGCCGCCGTCTATAAGAAGCTAACAGGCCGGGATGTAACATTTGAATTCCCAGAAACTTATgtgtaatttgtttaaaaaataaaaatatttgaaatacttttcttTGCAGATTGTTATTTTCCCATTTTGAGTTCATAAAATTTGTGATATTAATCATCaaaatttaacatatttgTTATGCATCATATTGTGTTATAATTGTGACACAAAAgttgaataatatattgtatatttattttcttcagaTTAGtacaaaatatggaaaatttaaaaactacaaaataatagatatatagacttaatcgtttatattttacatagatacatctaagtgtgtgtatatattatatttatgttttacgCATGCGCATAAAATGTTGGAGTACCTAAGTACGAGCAGTTAATTTGCAGTGTTTCAAGCTCGAGCGTCGTTTTCGTGACATACGTTGATAggataatataaaacgttgTTCAATCCAATTTTGATTGTATAAATAAGAGAtctatttataagaaaatattcaaagtatataactctgtaattttataattgtttaaGTTTAAATCTAGAACTTAACCTACATatcttttagaaaatattaaatatgtatttatcttTAATCACGAATTTTgaacattattaattttatctatacactaagaatattttaactaaATGAAAAAATCGTTAACATTTCGTAACAACTTGTTGctaattaacaaatttgaaaaaaggaaatttttcgTGTTTAAAATTTAGAGTGCCAAATATTCCtagaaaaatgttaatgtTTTAAGTCACTTAATTTAATGTttagaattcttaatttaaagTACTGAATATCAAAGCcttcaaaaaattgtattaaaaaaattttattttaacatttacgtTATGATAAGGAGTGGATAACTAATTATAAATGttgaatgtttataaaaactttagaaacactgaaaatatatagttCTTGTACTATTACTCTGTCAAAGTTTAGTATACATAAGAGTGGTAAGTATTAATATAAGTACtgtaagtatatatagtatataacat
Coding sequences within:
- the LOC132905639 gene encoding small ribosomal subunit protein eS7; translation: MFTANAKIIKSGGAEPDAFEASISQALLELEMNSDLKSQLRELYITKAREIETNNKKCIIIYVPMPKLKAFQKIQTRLVRELEKKFSGKHVMFVGERKILPKPTRKTRTKNKQKRPRSRTLTAVYDALLEDLVYPVEIVGKRIRIKLDGTQLIKVHLDKNEQTNIEHKVDTFAAVYKKLTGRDVTFEFPETYV
- the LOC132904861 gene encoding cytochrome c oxidase assembly protein COX20, mitochondrial, whose translation is MEDERSVYHYEEGKEKRMPFTIFGEPIIKTHCQRNAMISAISGGMVGGLIAFLFTSNPRKSTRIGVITYGVIGILGAFYCTYDEIKSRSERREFRKLMYMETHKSQMKDTNSVDNVSNSKLESI